A stretch of the Streptococcus suis genome encodes the following:
- a CDS encoding acetolactate synthase small subunit translates to MRRMLTAKLRNSSGVLNRFTGVLSRRQINIESISVGPTEVKDVSRVTVIVDVENLDEVEQIIKQLNRLIDVVRVRDLTEIPHLEREVILVKISAPPTKRAEILAIIQPFRANVVDVAPHSITIQMTGDGDKIEALLRVIQPYGIKNIARTGATGFSRD, encoded by the coding sequence ATGCGTAGAATGTTAACAGCTAAATTGCGAAATTCATCTGGTGTTCTTAACCGCTTTACAGGTGTTCTCTCTCGCCGTCAAATCAATATTGAGTCCATATCTGTTGGACCGACAGAGGTAAAAGATGTCTCCCGAGTGACGGTGATAGTGGATGTTGAAAATCTTGACGAAGTCGAACAAATTATTAAGCAATTGAATCGTTTAATTGATGTAGTCCGTGTCCGCGACTTGACCGAAATACCTCACCTAGAGCGCGAAGTGATACTTGTTAAGATTTCAGCTCCACCTACAAAACGAGCAGAAATTTTAGCAATTATTCAGCCTTTTAGAGCAAATGTTGTAGATGTAGCACCGCATTCTATTACCATCCAAATGACTGGTGATGGAGATAAGATAGAAGCACTCTTACGGGTGATTCAACCCTATGGAATCAAGAATATTGCACGGACCGGGGCAACTGGTTTCAGCAGAGACTGA